From Phyllopteryx taeniolatus isolate TA_2022b chromosome 18, UOR_Ptae_1.2, whole genome shotgun sequence, the proteins below share one genomic window:
- the acat2 gene encoding acetyl-CoA acetyltransferase, cytosolic: protein MNQDPVVIVSAARTPIGSLNGSLSTEPLHDLCSVVIKDVLKRAAVKPEDVSEVIMGHVLTAGHGQNPARQASVRAGIPYSVPAWSCQMVCGSGLKAVCLGAQSIQTGESTVVVAGGMESMSRAPHMLHMRAGVKMGDASLQDSMVADGLTDAFHGYHMGVTAENVAKQWGVSREAQDVFAVRSQNKVEVAQKAGYFLQEIVPVVVTSRKGAVEVKADEFPRHGSHLESTSKLRPCFVKDGSGTVTAGNASGINDGVAAAVLMSQSEASRRGLQAMARIVSWAQVGIDPSVMGTGPIPAIRKAIEKAGWELDQVDLFEINEAFAAQSIAVVKELGIKEEKVNVQGGAISLGHPIGMSGCRVLVTLLHALQRTGERKGVASLCIGGGMGIAMCVERL from the exons ATGAATCAAGATCCTGTTGTCATCGTCTCTGCCGCAAGGACACCAATTG GGTCCTTGAACGGTTCTCTGTCCACGGAGCCTTTGCACGACCTGTGTTCCGTGGTGATTAAGGATGTCCTGAAACGGGCTGCAGTGAAGCCAGAAGACGTGTCCGAGGTCATCATGGGACACGTCCTGACGGCAG GTCACGGGCAGAACCCGGCGCGTCAGGCCAGCGTCAGGGCAGGCATCCCCTACTCGGTGCCGGCGTGGAGTTGCCAGATGGTGTGCGGCTCGGGGCTGAAAGCTGTTTGTCTGGGGGCTCAGTCTATCCAGACCGGAGAGTCCACGGTGGTGGTGGCAGGAGGCATGGAGAGCATGAGCAGG GCTCCTCACATGCTGCACATGAGGGCAGGAGTGAAAATGGGCGACGCCTCCCTGCAGGATTCCATGGTGGCCGACGGTTTGACCGACGCCTTTCACGGCTACCACATGGGCGTCACAG CGGAGAATGTGGCCAAGCAGTGGGGCGTGAGTCGGGAGGCGCAGGACGTGTTCGCCGTCCGGTCGCAGAACAAGGTGGAAGTGGCGCAGAAAGCCGGATACTTCCTTCAGGAGATTGTCCCAGTTGTGGTTACGTCCAGAAAAG GTGCAGTGGAGGTAAAAGCGGATGAGTTCCCTCGGCACGGCAGCCATCTTGAGAGCACGTCGAAGCTGAGGCCGTGCTTCGTGAAAGACGGCAGCGGTACCGTCACCGCCGGCAACGCCTCAG GTATTAATGACGGCGTGGCCGCCGCCGTGCTCATGAGCCAATCGGAGGCCTCGAGACGGGGCCTCCAAGCCATGGCCAGGATCGTTTCGTGGGCTCAAGTCGGAATCGACCCGTCCGTCATGGGCACTGGGCCCATACCTGCCATCAGAAAAGCG ATTGAGAAGGCAGGGTGGGAACTGGACCAGGTCGATCTTTTTGAGATTAACGAGGCCTTCGCTGCACAGTCCATTGCAGTGGTGAAAGAGCTcggaataaaagaagaaaag GTGAATGTGCAAGGTGGCGCCATCTCGCTGGGTCATCCCATCGGGATGTCGGGCTGCAGGGTTCTGGTGACGCTACTGCACGCGCTCCAGAGGACCGGGGAGCGGAAGGGCGTGGCGTCCCTGTGCATCGGGGGGGGGATGGGCATCGCCATGTGTGTGGAGAGGCTCTGA
- the wtap gene encoding pre-mRNA-splicing regulator WTAP has product MTNEEPLPKKVRLSESDMKTLTREELCTRWKQHESYVQVLEAKYTELCSNDVTGLKESEEKLKQQQQDSARRENILVMRLATKEQECTTHIQYLKQAQQPSAAQLRSSMVDPAINLFFLKMKAELEQTKDKLEQAQNELSAWKFTPDSQTGKKLMAKCRMLIQENQELGKQQSQGRIAQLEAELALQKKYSEELKSSQDELNDFIIQLDEEVEGMQSTILVLQQQLKDNRQQLTQPPQGLPAGPSRRSPAAEPAEQGADPKGKDFGRVSNGPSKAASSQKGAAKPSLYREVSSTDEDFAVSPMASSPGEAETKLSNHSEEVSGSQGGTARAGAPAGLSAGYESVDSPTGSETSLTQHSNDTDSTTDPHEDKAAQVTKGTRTSRHAQNGLDSTTSDGTVL; this is encoded by the exons ATGACCAACGAGGAGCCTTTGCCCAAAAAG GTTCGCCTCAGTGAATCTGATATGAAGACCTTGACCAGAGAGGAGCTGTGCACCAg ATGGAAACAACACGAGTCGTATGTGCAGGTCCTGGAGGCCAAATACACAGAGCTTTGCT CCAATGATGTCACGGGCCTGAAGGAATCTGAGGAGAAGctcaagcagcagcagcaggattCCGCACGCAGGGAGAACATCTTGGTCATGCggcttgccaccaaggagcagGAGTGCACA ACGCACATCCAGTACCTGAAGCAAGCCCAGCAGCCCAGTGCGGCACAACTGCGCTCGTCCATGGTGGACCCGGCCATCAacttgtttttcctcaaaatgaAGGCTGAACTGGAACAGACTAAAGACAAACTGGAGCAGGCCCAAAATGAACTGAGTGCCTGGAAATTTACACCTGATAG CCAGACGGGGAAGAAGCTGATGGCCAAGTGTCGGATGCTGATCCAAGAAAACCAGGAGCTGGGGAAGCAGCAGTCCCAGGGACGCATCGCCCAGCTGGAGGCCGAGCTGGCCCTGCAAAAGAAGTACAGCGAGGAGCTGAAGAGCAGTCAGGACG AGCTGAATGACTTCATCATCCAGCTGGATGAGGAGGTGGAGGGCATGCAGAGCACCATCCTGGTCCTGCAGCAGCAACTCAAGGACAACCGGCAGCAGCTCACCCAGCCTCCTCAGGGTCTCCCCGCGGGGCCCAGCAGGAGGTCGCCGGCCGCCGAGCCGGCCGAGCAGGGCGCCGACCCTAAGGGGAAAGACTTCGGGAGGGTGTCCAACGGGCCCAGCAAGGCGGCCTCTTCCCAGAAAGGCGCCGCCAAGCCCAGCCTGTACCGGGAGGTTAGCAGCACCGACGAAGACTTTGCCGTGTCGCCCATGGCGTCCAGCCCAGGAGAAGCCGAGACCAAACTGTCCAACCACTCTGAGGAGGTGTCGGGGAGCCAGGGCGGCACCGCCCGGGCGGGGGCGCCCGCCGGTTTGAGCGCGGGGTACGAGAGCGTGGACTCTCCGACGGGCAGCGAGACGTCATTGACTCAGCACTCGAACGACACGGACTCCACCACCGACCCCCACGAGGACAAGGCTGCCCAGGTCACCAAGGGCACCAGGACTTCACGGCACGCTCAAAACGGCCTGGACTCCACCACAAGCGACGGCACCGTTTTGTAA